One window of the Nicotiana tabacum cultivar K326 chromosome 4, ASM71507v2, whole genome shotgun sequence genome contains the following:
- the LOC107818877 gene encoding LRR receptor-like serine/threonine-protein kinase ERL1: MKLRSRAVLWAILLLLPIVSSLNEEGKALISIKESFSNVANMLLDWDDVHNEDFCSWRGVFCGNFSMSVVALNLSNLNLGGEISPAVGDLKNLQSIDLQGNKLTGQIPDEIGNCISLIFLDLSDNLLFGDIPFSISKLKQLELLNLKNNQLTGPIPSTLTQIPNLKTLDLARNQLIGEIPRLIYWNEVLQYLGLRGNLLTGTLSPDMCQLTGLWYFDLRGNNLSGTIPDNIGNCTSFEILDISYNQITGEIPYNIGFLQVATLSLQGNRLTGKIPEVIGLMQALAVLDLSENELVGPIPPIFGNLSFTGKLYLHGNKLTGPIPAELGNMSKLSYLQLNDNQLVGQIPPELGKLDQLFELNLANNKLEGPIPENISSCTALNQFNVHGNNLNGSIPSGFKNLESLTYLNLSLNKFKGHISSALGRIINLDTLDLSNNEFSGSVPGSIGDLEHLLTLNLSSNRLNGQIPVEFGNLKSIQTLDLSCNKISGGIPKELGQLQTLITLTLTANDLCGVIPDQLTNCFSLTSLNISYNNFSGVVPLSRNFSRFTPDSFVGNPLLCGDWRGSICDPYAPKSKALFSRTAVVCTALGFIALLSMVLVAVYKSNQPHQFLKGSKSNQGSPKLVVLHMDMAIHTYDDIMRITENLSEKFIIGYGASSTVYKCVLKNSRPIAVKRLYTHPHSLREFETELETIGSIRHRNLVSLHGYSLSPHGNLLFYDYMENGSLWDLLHGPSKKVMLDWETRLKIAVGAAQGLAYLHHDCNQRIIHRDVKSSNILLDETFEAHLSDFGIAKCIPTAKTHASTFVLGTIGYIDPEYARTSRLTEKSDVYSFGIVLLELLTGKKPVHNDLNLHQLILSKADNNTVMEAVDPEVSVTCMDLTHVRKTFQLALLCTKRFPCERPTMHEVSRVLVSLLPPPPTKPCLAPPKSIDYTKFVLGKGLPQVQQSENSSDAQWLVRFREAISKNTF; the protein is encoded by the exons ATGAAACTCCGATCGCGCGCTGTACTGTGGGCTATATTGCTTCTTTTACCGATCGTTTCATCTCTGAACGAAGAAG GCAAAGCTCTGATATCGATCAAGGAGTCGTTTAGCAACGTAGCAAACATGTTGCTAGATTGGGATGATGTTCACAATGAGGATTTTTGCTCGTGGCGAGGCGTGTTCTGTGGCAATTTCTCCATGTCCGTTGTTGCGCT GAATCTGTCAAATCTGAACTTAGGCGGGGAAATTTCACCAGCCGTTGGAGATTTGAAAAATCTGCAATCTAT AGACCTCCAGGGAAATAAATTAACTGGTCAAATACCAGATGAGATTGGCAACTGCATTTCTCTGATCTTTCT TGATTTGTCTGATAACTTGCTCTTTGGAGATATTCCTTTCTCAATATCTAAGCTCAAACAGCTAGAGTTATT GAACTTGAAAAACAACCAGTTGACTGGTCCAATCCCATCAACACTAACCCAAATCCCTAACTTAAAGACACT TGATCTGGCTCGAAACCAGCTCATTGGTGAGATACCAAGGTTGATCTATTGGAATGAAGTTCTGCAATATCT TGGACTTAGAGGCAACTTGTTGACAGGAACACTGTCCCCCGATATGTGCCAGTTGACCGGGTTGTGGTACTT TGATTTGCGGGGCAATAACCTCAGCGGAACAATTCCAGATAATATTGGAAATTGTACAAGCTTTGAGATACT gGATATCTCTTACAATCAAATTACTGGAGAGATTCCCTACAATATTGGGTTTTTACAAGTGGCCACCTT GTCTTTGCAAGGAAATAGGCTGACTGGTAAGATTCCGGAAGTGATTGGTCTAATGCAAGCCCTTGCTGTTTT GGACTTGAGTGAAAATGAGTTAGTGGGACCGATTCCCCCAATCTTTGGCAATTTATCCTTCACTGGGAAGCT GTACCTGCATGGGAACAAACTTACGGGGCCGATACCAGCAGAGCTGGGAAATATGTCTAAACTTAGTTACTT GCAATTAAATGACAATCAGCTAGTTGGTCAAATTCCTCCTGAACTTGGCAAACTGGATCAGTTATTTGAATT GAATCTTGCAAATAACAAGCTGGAGGGACCAATTCCTGAAAATATCAGCTCTTGCACAGCATTGAATCAATT taACGTTCATGGTAACAATTTAAACGGGTCCATTCCTTCCGGGTTCAAGAATCTAGAGAGCCTCACATACCT AAATCTttcattaaataaatttaaaGGTCACATATCTTCTGCACTTGGGCGAATCATCAACCTTGATACATT GGATCTGTCTAACAATGAGTTCTCTGGGTCTGTCCCTGGTTCTATTGGAGATTTGGAGCATCTTCTAACATT GAATCTTAGCAGCAATCGTCTTAACGGACAGATTCCTGTAGAATTTGGCAATCTGAAAAGTATACAGACCCT TGATTTGTCATGCAACAAGATCTCTGGTGGCATCCCAAAAGAGCTAGGACAGTTGCAGACCTTGATCACTCT TACATTGACAGCTAACGATCTTTGTGGGGTAATCCCGGACCAATTGACCAATTGTTTCAGCCTAACTAGTCT GAATATTTCCTACAACAATTTCAGTGGTGTTGTTCCTCTTTCGCGAAATTTCTCGCGGTTCACGCCTGACAG CTTTGTGGGGAACCCACTACTTTGTGGCGACTGGAGAGGTTCAATATGTGACCCCTATGCACCAAAGTCCAAAG CCTTGTTCTCCAGAACAGCTGTTGTTTGCACAGCGTTGGGTTTTATAGCTCTTTTATCCATGGTTTTAGTTGCTGTGTACAAGTCTAATCAACCACATCAGTTTCTGAAGGGGTCTAAAAGTAATCAAG GTTCTCCCAAACTTGTGGTTCTCCACATGGATATGGCAATCCATACATATGATGACATTATGCGGATTACAGAGAACTTGAGTGAGAAATTCATAATAGGATATGGTGCTTCCAGCACTGTATATAAATGTGTGTTGAAAAATTCCCGACCAATTGCTGTCAAGCGACTGTACACTCATCCGCACAGCTTGCGTGAGTTTGAGACTGAACTGGAGACAATTGGAAGTATCAGGCACAGAAACCTTGTTAGCTTGCATGGTTACTCACTTTCTCCTCATGGGAATCTCCTTTTTTACGACTACATGGAGAATGGTTCACTCTGGGATCTTCTTCATG GGCCATCCAAAAAGGTGATGCTTGATTGGGAAACACGTCTGAAAATTGCTGTTGGAGCTGCTCAAGGCCTTGCTTATCTTCACCATGATTGTAACCAAAGAATCATCCACAGAGATGTGAAATCTTCAAACATTCTACTGGATGAAACTTTCGAGGCTCATCTCTCTGATTTTGGGATTGCAAAATGCATCCCTACTGCAAAAACTCATGCATCAACTTTTGTCTTGGGCACCATAGGCTACATTGACCCTGAGTATGCCAGAACTTCCAGGTTAACTGAAAAGTCAGATGTCTACAGCTTTGGCATTGTTCTCCTGGAGCTTTTGACAGGAAAAAAACCTGTTCATAATGACTTAAACTTGCATCAGTTG ATATTGTCAAAGGCGGATAATAACACCGTGATGGAGGCTGTAGATCCTGAAGTATCTGTCACATGCATGGATTTAACGCATGTGAGGAAGACTTTTCAGCTTGCATTGCTGTGCACAAAGAGATTCCCGTGTGAGAGGCCAACGATGCATGAGGTTTCTAGGGTACTTGTTTCCTTGCTTCCTCCCCCACCAACCAAACCTTGCTTAGCCCCTCCCAAATCCATTGATTATACAAAGTTTGTGCTTGGAAAAGGACTACCTCAAGTCCAGCAGAGTGAAAATTCCTCCGATGCACAGTGGCTCGTTAGATTTCGAGAAGCTATATCCAAAAACACCTTTTGA
- the LOC107818878 gene encoding protein TPX2-like isoform X1, with the protein MDEEMEEFIVECSDVSEIDSEYEFDAAQFFDFCRPESTSEAEEAERWFQTAGNYPPSPLIIKLNLGKEITAGNSNGCSRLQEGKTAKSNCNNSFIPVGSEVKPSKSKIKGTISKGQRAHEICKTKPEPRSSKARGSTLMKPTASHLAKQKFQKTSSNTDVTSSQNSLASENFATKRQKLEIGYLLKIAHLKHQRLLSHKISKKDSSTFSNSAHPKSKVTVPREPELETLQRAQRRTSFRCNKDTASSEITKAKTQMFKARPLNRNILKAPALPPLRKTRAPLPEFHLSSTPNADSATQNALVDFKRPNTQNAVKQGKSVTSLKSRSHKCNKIFPSREDNGIGEDIGQESTYLMVTHVIESKSIFDEKLSVHPPIELFNKLSLRSEKKTSEVSHPKKNSSAKELKENAPNCLQLKFRSCVGKPNQCASERGTPRIGYQSSMNRSLGIR; encoded by the exons ATGGACGAAGAAATGGAGGAATTCATTGTAGAATGTTCGGACGTATCCGAAATTGACTCGGAATATGAGTTTGACGCCGCTCAGTTCTTCGATTTCTGCCGGCCGGAGTCAACTTCCGAAGCTGAAGAAGCCGAACGCTGGTTTCAAACTGCCGGCAATTATCCGCCTTCTC CTCTCATTATAAAGTTAAACCTGGGCAAAGAGATAACAGCAGGAAACTCAAATGGTTGCTCAAGGCTACAAGAAGGGAAAACTGCAAAATCAAATTGCAACAActcattcattcctgttggttcTGAAGTTAAGCCCTCCAAATCGAAAATTAAAG GAACAATATCCAAAGGTCAAAGGGCTCATGAAATTTGTAAGACAAAGCCGGAGCCAAGATCTTCAAAAGCAAGAGGTTCAACATTAATGAAGCCCACGGCTAGTCATTTGGCTAAACAGAA GTTTCAGAAAACATCTAGCAATACTGATGTGACAAGCTCGCAGAATTCTTTGGCATCTGAAAATTTTGCTACCAAAAGGCAAAAGCTAGAGATCGGTTATCTACTTAAG ATTGCTCATTTGAAGCATCAACGTCTGTTATCTCACAAGATATCGAAAAAG GATTCCTCAACCTTCTCTAACTCAGCACATCCCAAATCTAAAGTTACTGTTCCGAGAGAACCTGAACTGGAAACTCTGCAGCGGGCGCAAAGGCGAAC AAGTTTCAGGTGCAACAAGGACACAGCGTCAAGTGAAATCACAAAAGCCAAAACCCAAATGTTTAAAGCACGGCCCTTGAACAGAAAT ATTCTCAAGGCTCCTGCATTACCTCCTCTCAGAAAGACTAGAGCACCGTTGCCTGAGTTTCAT TTATCAAGCACTCCAAATGCCGATTCTGCCACACAGAATGCTTTAGTGGACTTTAAAAG ACCAAACACTCAAAATGCTGTTAAGCAGGGGAAATCTGTAACATCACTCAAATCACGATCTCATAAATGTAACAAG ATCTTTCCAAGTAGGGAAGATAATGGCATAGGTGAAGACATTGGACAAGAAAGTACATACTTAATGGTAACACATGTCATT GAATCTAAATCCATATTTGATGAGAAACTTTCAGTGCATCCACCAATTGAACTGTTTAATAAG TTGTCCCTTAGATCTGAAAAGAAAACAAGTGAAGTGTCTCACCCGAAAAAGAATTCCTCAGCAAAG GAGTTAAAAGAGAACGCTCCAAACTGTTTGCAGCTCAAGTTTCGG AGTTGTGTTGGAAAGCCAAATCAATGTGCATCAGAGAGGGGCACTCCCAGGATTGGGTACCAGTCCAGCATGAACAG GAGCTTGGGAATCCGATGA
- the LOC107818878 gene encoding protein TPX2-like isoform X4: MDEEMEEFIVECSDVSEIDSEYEFDAAQFFDFCRPESTSEAEEAERWFQTAGNYPPSPLIIKLNLGKEITAGNSNGCSRLQEGKTAKSNCNNSFIPVGSEVKPSKSKIKGTISKGQRAHEICKTKPEPRSSKARGSTLMKPTASHLAKQKFQKTSSNTDVTSSQNSLASENFATKRQKLEIGYLLKIAHLKHQRLLSHKISKKDSSTFSNSAHPKSKVTVPREPELETLQRAQRRTSFRCNKDTASSEITKAKTQMFKARPLNRNILKAPALPPLRKTRAPLPEFHLSSTPNADSATQNALVDFKRPNTQNAVKQGKSVTSLKSRSHKCNKIFPSREDNGIGEDIGQESTYLMESKSIFDEKLSVHPPIELFNKLSLRSEKKTSEVSHPKKNSSAKELKENAPNCLQLKFRSCVGKPNQCASERGTPRIGYQSSMNRSLGIR; encoded by the exons ATGGACGAAGAAATGGAGGAATTCATTGTAGAATGTTCGGACGTATCCGAAATTGACTCGGAATATGAGTTTGACGCCGCTCAGTTCTTCGATTTCTGCCGGCCGGAGTCAACTTCCGAAGCTGAAGAAGCCGAACGCTGGTTTCAAACTGCCGGCAATTATCCGCCTTCTC CTCTCATTATAAAGTTAAACCTGGGCAAAGAGATAACAGCAGGAAACTCAAATGGTTGCTCAAGGCTACAAGAAGGGAAAACTGCAAAATCAAATTGCAACAActcattcattcctgttggttcTGAAGTTAAGCCCTCCAAATCGAAAATTAAAG GAACAATATCCAAAGGTCAAAGGGCTCATGAAATTTGTAAGACAAAGCCGGAGCCAAGATCTTCAAAAGCAAGAGGTTCAACATTAATGAAGCCCACGGCTAGTCATTTGGCTAAACAGAA GTTTCAGAAAACATCTAGCAATACTGATGTGACAAGCTCGCAGAATTCTTTGGCATCTGAAAATTTTGCTACCAAAAGGCAAAAGCTAGAGATCGGTTATCTACTTAAG ATTGCTCATTTGAAGCATCAACGTCTGTTATCTCACAAGATATCGAAAAAG GATTCCTCAACCTTCTCTAACTCAGCACATCCCAAATCTAAAGTTACTGTTCCGAGAGAACCTGAACTGGAAACTCTGCAGCGGGCGCAAAGGCGAAC AAGTTTCAGGTGCAACAAGGACACAGCGTCAAGTGAAATCACAAAAGCCAAAACCCAAATGTTTAAAGCACGGCCCTTGAACAGAAAT ATTCTCAAGGCTCCTGCATTACCTCCTCTCAGAAAGACTAGAGCACCGTTGCCTGAGTTTCAT TTATCAAGCACTCCAAATGCCGATTCTGCCACACAGAATGCTTTAGTGGACTTTAAAAG ACCAAACACTCAAAATGCTGTTAAGCAGGGGAAATCTGTAACATCACTCAAATCACGATCTCATAAATGTAACAAG ATCTTTCCAAGTAGGGAAGATAATGGCATAGGTGAAGACATTGGACAAGAAAGTACATACTTAATG GAATCTAAATCCATATTTGATGAGAAACTTTCAGTGCATCCACCAATTGAACTGTTTAATAAG TTGTCCCTTAGATCTGAAAAGAAAACAAGTGAAGTGTCTCACCCGAAAAAGAATTCCTCAGCAAAG GAGTTAAAAGAGAACGCTCCAAACTGTTTGCAGCTCAAGTTTCGG AGTTGTGTTGGAAAGCCAAATCAATGTGCATCAGAGAGGGGCACTCCCAGGATTGGGTACCAGTCCAGCATGAACAG GAGCTTGGGAATCCGATGA
- the LOC107818878 gene encoding protein TPX2-like isoform X3 yields MDEEMEEFIVECSDVSEIDSEYEFDAAQFFDFCRPESTSEAEEAERWFQTAGNYPPSPLIIKLNLGKEITAGNSNGCSRLQEGKTAKSNCNNSFIPVGSEVKPSKSKIKGTISKGQRAHEICKTKPEPRSSKARGSTLMKPTASHLAKQKFQKTSSNTDVTSSQNSLASENFATKRQKLEIGYLLKIAHLKHQRLLSHKISKKDSSTFSNSAHPKSKVTVPREPELETLQRAQRRTCNKDTASSEITKAKTQMFKARPLNRNILKAPALPPLRKTRAPLPEFHLSSTPNADSATQNALVDFKRPNTQNAVKQGKSVTSLKSRSHKCNKIFPSREDNGIGEDIGQESTYLMVTHVIESKSIFDEKLSVHPPIELFNKLSLRSEKKTSEVSHPKKNSSAKELKENAPNCLQLKFRSCVGKPNQCASERGTPRIGYQSSMNRSLGIR; encoded by the exons ATGGACGAAGAAATGGAGGAATTCATTGTAGAATGTTCGGACGTATCCGAAATTGACTCGGAATATGAGTTTGACGCCGCTCAGTTCTTCGATTTCTGCCGGCCGGAGTCAACTTCCGAAGCTGAAGAAGCCGAACGCTGGTTTCAAACTGCCGGCAATTATCCGCCTTCTC CTCTCATTATAAAGTTAAACCTGGGCAAAGAGATAACAGCAGGAAACTCAAATGGTTGCTCAAGGCTACAAGAAGGGAAAACTGCAAAATCAAATTGCAACAActcattcattcctgttggttcTGAAGTTAAGCCCTCCAAATCGAAAATTAAAG GAACAATATCCAAAGGTCAAAGGGCTCATGAAATTTGTAAGACAAAGCCGGAGCCAAGATCTTCAAAAGCAAGAGGTTCAACATTAATGAAGCCCACGGCTAGTCATTTGGCTAAACAGAA GTTTCAGAAAACATCTAGCAATACTGATGTGACAAGCTCGCAGAATTCTTTGGCATCTGAAAATTTTGCTACCAAAAGGCAAAAGCTAGAGATCGGTTATCTACTTAAG ATTGCTCATTTGAAGCATCAACGTCTGTTATCTCACAAGATATCGAAAAAG GATTCCTCAACCTTCTCTAACTCAGCACATCCCAAATCTAAAGTTACTGTTCCGAGAGAACCTGAACTGGAAACTCTGCAGCGGGCGCAAAGGCGAAC GTGCAACAAGGACACAGCGTCAAGTGAAATCACAAAAGCCAAAACCCAAATGTTTAAAGCACGGCCCTTGAACAGAAAT ATTCTCAAGGCTCCTGCATTACCTCCTCTCAGAAAGACTAGAGCACCGTTGCCTGAGTTTCAT TTATCAAGCACTCCAAATGCCGATTCTGCCACACAGAATGCTTTAGTGGACTTTAAAAG ACCAAACACTCAAAATGCTGTTAAGCAGGGGAAATCTGTAACATCACTCAAATCACGATCTCATAAATGTAACAAG ATCTTTCCAAGTAGGGAAGATAATGGCATAGGTGAAGACATTGGACAAGAAAGTACATACTTAATGGTAACACATGTCATT GAATCTAAATCCATATTTGATGAGAAACTTTCAGTGCATCCACCAATTGAACTGTTTAATAAG TTGTCCCTTAGATCTGAAAAGAAAACAAGTGAAGTGTCTCACCCGAAAAAGAATTCCTCAGCAAAG GAGTTAAAAGAGAACGCTCCAAACTGTTTGCAGCTCAAGTTTCGG AGTTGTGTTGGAAAGCCAAATCAATGTGCATCAGAGAGGGGCACTCCCAGGATTGGGTACCAGTCCAGCATGAACAG GAGCTTGGGAATCCGATGA
- the LOC107818878 gene encoding protein TPX2-like isoform X5 has translation MDEEMEEFIVECSDVSEIDSEYEFDAAQFFDFCRPESTSEAEEAERWFQTAGNYPPSPLIIKLNLGKEITAGNSNGCSRLQEGKTAKSNCNNSFIPVGSEVKPSKSKIKGTISKGQRAHEICKTKPEPRSSKARGSTLMKPTASHLAKQKFQKTSSNTDVTSSQNSLASENFATKRQKLEIGYLLKIAHLKHQRLLSHKISKKDSSTFSNSAHPKSKVTVPREPELETLQRAQRRTCNKDTASSEITKAKTQMFKARPLNRNILKAPALPPLRKTRAPLPEFHLSSTPNADSATQNALVDFKRPNTQNAVKQGKSVTSLKSRSHKCNKIFPSREDNGIGEDIGQESTYLMESKSIFDEKLSVHPPIELFNKLSLRSEKKTSEVSHPKKNSSAKELKENAPNCLQLKFRSCVGKPNQCASERGTPRIGYQSSMNRSLGIR, from the exons ATGGACGAAGAAATGGAGGAATTCATTGTAGAATGTTCGGACGTATCCGAAATTGACTCGGAATATGAGTTTGACGCCGCTCAGTTCTTCGATTTCTGCCGGCCGGAGTCAACTTCCGAAGCTGAAGAAGCCGAACGCTGGTTTCAAACTGCCGGCAATTATCCGCCTTCTC CTCTCATTATAAAGTTAAACCTGGGCAAAGAGATAACAGCAGGAAACTCAAATGGTTGCTCAAGGCTACAAGAAGGGAAAACTGCAAAATCAAATTGCAACAActcattcattcctgttggttcTGAAGTTAAGCCCTCCAAATCGAAAATTAAAG GAACAATATCCAAAGGTCAAAGGGCTCATGAAATTTGTAAGACAAAGCCGGAGCCAAGATCTTCAAAAGCAAGAGGTTCAACATTAATGAAGCCCACGGCTAGTCATTTGGCTAAACAGAA GTTTCAGAAAACATCTAGCAATACTGATGTGACAAGCTCGCAGAATTCTTTGGCATCTGAAAATTTTGCTACCAAAAGGCAAAAGCTAGAGATCGGTTATCTACTTAAG ATTGCTCATTTGAAGCATCAACGTCTGTTATCTCACAAGATATCGAAAAAG GATTCCTCAACCTTCTCTAACTCAGCACATCCCAAATCTAAAGTTACTGTTCCGAGAGAACCTGAACTGGAAACTCTGCAGCGGGCGCAAAGGCGAAC GTGCAACAAGGACACAGCGTCAAGTGAAATCACAAAAGCCAAAACCCAAATGTTTAAAGCACGGCCCTTGAACAGAAAT ATTCTCAAGGCTCCTGCATTACCTCCTCTCAGAAAGACTAGAGCACCGTTGCCTGAGTTTCAT TTATCAAGCACTCCAAATGCCGATTCTGCCACACAGAATGCTTTAGTGGACTTTAAAAG ACCAAACACTCAAAATGCTGTTAAGCAGGGGAAATCTGTAACATCACTCAAATCACGATCTCATAAATGTAACAAG ATCTTTCCAAGTAGGGAAGATAATGGCATAGGTGAAGACATTGGACAAGAAAGTACATACTTAATG GAATCTAAATCCATATTTGATGAGAAACTTTCAGTGCATCCACCAATTGAACTGTTTAATAAG TTGTCCCTTAGATCTGAAAAGAAAACAAGTGAAGTGTCTCACCCGAAAAAGAATTCCTCAGCAAAG GAGTTAAAAGAGAACGCTCCAAACTGTTTGCAGCTCAAGTTTCGG AGTTGTGTTGGAAAGCCAAATCAATGTGCATCAGAGAGGGGCACTCCCAGGATTGGGTACCAGTCCAGCATGAACAG GAGCTTGGGAATCCGATGA
- the LOC107818878 gene encoding protein TPX2-like isoform X2 gives MDEEMEEFIVECSDVSEIDSEYEFDAAQFFDFCRPESTSEAEEAERWFQTAGNYPPSPLIIKLNLGKEITAGNSNGCSRLQEGKTAKSNCNNSFIPVGSEVKPSKSKIKGTISKGQRAHEICKTKPEPRSSKARGSTLMKPTASHLAKQKFQKTSSNTDVTSSQNSLASENFATKRQKLEIGYLLKIAHLKHQRLLSHKISKKDSSTFSNSAHPKSKVTVPREPELETLQRAQRRTFRCNKDTASSEITKAKTQMFKARPLNRNILKAPALPPLRKTRAPLPEFHLSSTPNADSATQNALVDFKRPNTQNAVKQGKSVTSLKSRSHKCNKIFPSREDNGIGEDIGQESTYLMVTHVIESKSIFDEKLSVHPPIELFNKLSLRSEKKTSEVSHPKKNSSAKELKENAPNCLQLKFRSCVGKPNQCASERGTPRIGYQSSMNRSLGIR, from the exons ATGGACGAAGAAATGGAGGAATTCATTGTAGAATGTTCGGACGTATCCGAAATTGACTCGGAATATGAGTTTGACGCCGCTCAGTTCTTCGATTTCTGCCGGCCGGAGTCAACTTCCGAAGCTGAAGAAGCCGAACGCTGGTTTCAAACTGCCGGCAATTATCCGCCTTCTC CTCTCATTATAAAGTTAAACCTGGGCAAAGAGATAACAGCAGGAAACTCAAATGGTTGCTCAAGGCTACAAGAAGGGAAAACTGCAAAATCAAATTGCAACAActcattcattcctgttggttcTGAAGTTAAGCCCTCCAAATCGAAAATTAAAG GAACAATATCCAAAGGTCAAAGGGCTCATGAAATTTGTAAGACAAAGCCGGAGCCAAGATCTTCAAAAGCAAGAGGTTCAACATTAATGAAGCCCACGGCTAGTCATTTGGCTAAACAGAA GTTTCAGAAAACATCTAGCAATACTGATGTGACAAGCTCGCAGAATTCTTTGGCATCTGAAAATTTTGCTACCAAAAGGCAAAAGCTAGAGATCGGTTATCTACTTAAG ATTGCTCATTTGAAGCATCAACGTCTGTTATCTCACAAGATATCGAAAAAG GATTCCTCAACCTTCTCTAACTCAGCACATCCCAAATCTAAAGTTACTGTTCCGAGAGAACCTGAACTGGAAACTCTGCAGCGGGCGCAAAGGCGAAC TTTCAGGTGCAACAAGGACACAGCGTCAAGTGAAATCACAAAAGCCAAAACCCAAATGTTTAAAGCACGGCCCTTGAACAGAAAT ATTCTCAAGGCTCCTGCATTACCTCCTCTCAGAAAGACTAGAGCACCGTTGCCTGAGTTTCAT TTATCAAGCACTCCAAATGCCGATTCTGCCACACAGAATGCTTTAGTGGACTTTAAAAG ACCAAACACTCAAAATGCTGTTAAGCAGGGGAAATCTGTAACATCACTCAAATCACGATCTCATAAATGTAACAAG ATCTTTCCAAGTAGGGAAGATAATGGCATAGGTGAAGACATTGGACAAGAAAGTACATACTTAATGGTAACACATGTCATT GAATCTAAATCCATATTTGATGAGAAACTTTCAGTGCATCCACCAATTGAACTGTTTAATAAG TTGTCCCTTAGATCTGAAAAGAAAACAAGTGAAGTGTCTCACCCGAAAAAGAATTCCTCAGCAAAG GAGTTAAAAGAGAACGCTCCAAACTGTTTGCAGCTCAAGTTTCGG AGTTGTGTTGGAAAGCCAAATCAATGTGCATCAGAGAGGGGCACTCCCAGGATTGGGTACCAGTCCAGCATGAACAG GAGCTTGGGAATCCGATGA